The Terriglobales bacterium genome includes a region encoding these proteins:
- a CDS encoding amino acid adenylation domain-containing protein, translated as MNETTINEYENQLKSPATELSEAKRRLLQKYLSSELGRNKVEEARISPRPSGELAPLSFSQQQVWLHGQMASDIPFYNEPITIRRQGPLDVTVIERCLLEIIRRHEIWRTTFDVVAGQPVQTIHPVPKAFPVPVADLRRFPVAEREAEAKRLATIDARRPFDLKTGPLVRALLVHMDDEQHRLYMTVHQIIFDATTVYRVLLPELTTLYEAFAAGKPSPLPELSIQYADFANWQQKKLMPEAWSEHTAYWCKQLTGELPVLQWPNDHPRPPVETHRGATQRFMLPIGLVETLRSISHQQGTSFYMTLLAGLAALLHRYTGQDDIILGSFSAGRKLAELEPLLGYFVNPLPLRVNLSGNPTFRELQSRVRGVVLDALAHEDVPFVHVVKEIQHRPDPSRNPLFQVVISQQPKLPNIAAGWELVTEEICNGGSKLDLVVVVDDRGDSVFGPIIYNPDLFDDATITRMIGHWQTLLTAAAAAPESHIADLPLLTDAERNQILVQWNNARTDYPKNTCLHELIETQAERTPDATALIYEQEQLSYSELNARADQLAHYLRKLGVGPEVLVGICMERSIEMIVGLLAILKAGGAYVPLDPAYPAARLEFMMDDSGLRFLITTQTLGLKVIGFTGQLICVDRDWPVISQESRENPSMNVESQNLAYVIYTSGSTGRPKGVQISHRALVNFLASMQSRPGLTQQDSLLAVTTISFDIAALELYLPLTVGARCVLASREASSDGHQLWKMLDDHKITAMQATPSTWKLLLESGWPGKGSLKILCGGEAMPRELAEQLIAKASSVWNMYGPTETTVWSTVHRITSPEGPILIGRPIANTETYVLDRNLQPVPSGIIGELYIGGDGLARGYLNRPELDAEKFILNPFSGESGARLYRTGDLARYRADGNIECLGRIDNQVKIRGFRIELGEVESVLREHRAVSDACVIVREDLAGGPRLVAYVVLAQEQLSALDDIRNFLKEKLPGYMVPLLCSLQRFPLTPNGKLDRRALPAPDSTEFDSKEAIEELNDPIEQMLAEVWTDVLQVQRVSIYDNFFDLGGHSLLATQVVARLEKELGLRMKPKELAFQTLGQFAASCRERLQQQ; from the coding sequence GTGAATGAAACAACAATCAACGAGTACGAAAACCAACTGAAGTCTCCCGCTACGGAGCTTTCTGAGGCCAAACGCCGCCTTCTCCAAAAATATTTAAGCAGTGAACTGGGAAGGAATAAGGTGGAAGAGGCTCGCATCAGCCCTCGTCCTTCTGGAGAGCTTGCCCCCCTTTCTTTTTCTCAACAGCAAGTGTGGCTCCATGGGCAGATGGCGAGCGACATACCGTTCTATAACGAGCCCATAACGATCCGCCGCCAGGGACCGCTCGATGTAACAGTGATCGAGCGGTGCTTGCTTGAAATCATTCGGCGCCATGAGATCTGGCGGACGACTTTTGACGTCGTAGCTGGCCAGCCTGTACAGACCATACATCCAGTTCCAAAAGCGTTTCCAGTGCCGGTAGCAGACTTGCGCAGGTTTCCGGTAGCAGAGCGCGAAGCTGAAGCCAAACGTCTGGCGACAATAGATGCGCGGCGTCCGTTTGACTTGAAAACGGGTCCATTGGTGCGGGCTCTGCTGGTGCATATGGATGATGAACAGCATCGTCTCTACATGACTGTTCACCAAATTATTTTCGATGCGACAACAGTTTACCGAGTCTTGCTTCCTGAGCTGACCACACTCTATGAAGCCTTTGCGGCTGGCAAGCCCTCACCCCTGCCTGAACTTAGCATTCAATATGCAGACTTTGCTAACTGGCAGCAGAAAAAACTGATGCCAGAAGCTTGGTCGGAACACACAGCATACTGGTGCAAACAGTTGACGGGTGAGCTTCCGGTGCTGCAGTGGCCGAACGACCATCCGCGGCCGCCGGTCGAAACGCATCGCGGCGCAACTCAAAGATTCATGCTACCTATAGGTTTGGTTGAGACGCTCAGGAGCATCAGCCATCAGCAGGGAACGTCGTTCTACATGACTTTGCTGGCAGGGTTAGCCGCGCTGCTCCATCGCTATACTGGCCAGGACGACATCATTCTAGGCAGCTTCAGTGCCGGCCGTAAGCTGGCTGAACTTGAACCGCTGCTAGGTTACTTTGTGAATCCGCTGCCGCTGCGCGTCAACCTTTCAGGCAATCCGACTTTTCGAGAGCTGCAGTCACGTGTGCGAGGAGTAGTTCTGGACGCACTGGCCCATGAAGATGTGCCCTTTGTCCACGTTGTGAAGGAGATCCAACATAGACCTGATCCCAGCCGTAATCCGTTGTTTCAAGTAGTGATTTCGCAGCAGCCTAAGCTGCCGAACATCGCTGCTGGATGGGAGCTGGTGACAGAGGAAATCTGTAACGGAGGTTCAAAGCTTGATCTGGTGGTTGTGGTTGATGATCGCGGTGATAGCGTTTTCGGTCCCATCATCTATAACCCCGACTTGTTCGATGACGCAACCATTACACGAATGATCGGACATTGGCAGACGCTGCTTACGGCTGCAGCAGCGGCTCCGGAAAGTCATATCGCAGACTTGCCGCTATTGACCGACGCCGAGCGAAACCAAATTCTGGTTCAATGGAACAATGCACGGACTGATTATCCAAAGAACACCTGCCTGCATGAGCTCATTGAGACGCAAGCGGAGCGGACACCCGATGCCACCGCGCTCATCTACGAACAGGAGCAATTGAGTTACAGCGAACTGAATGCTCGTGCCGATCAGCTTGCACATTATCTTCGCAAATTGGGCGTGGGTCCTGAAGTGCTGGTCGGCATCTGCATGGAGCGATCCATTGAGATGATCGTAGGATTGCTGGCCATCTTGAAGGCAGGCGGAGCTTACGTGCCGCTCGATCCAGCTTACCCCGCAGCACGTCTTGAGTTCATGATGGATGATTCTGGACTCCGATTCTTGATTACGACGCAGACCTTGGGGTTGAAGGTGATTGGTTTTACCGGGCAGCTAATCTGTGTGGACCGCGATTGGCCGGTGATTTCTCAAGAGAGCAGAGAAAACCCGTCGATGAATGTTGAATCACAAAATCTGGCGTACGTAATCTACACTTCGGGATCAACGGGTCGGCCCAAAGGAGTTCAGATCTCTCATCGCGCGCTCGTGAACTTTCTGGCATCCATGCAATCCCGACCAGGACTTACGCAGCAAGATTCTCTCCTGGCAGTCACGACGATATCGTTTGATATTGCTGCCCTTGAACTTTATCTGCCTCTGACGGTAGGCGCCCGTTGCGTGCTTGCCAGCCGCGAAGCTTCGTCAGACGGGCATCAATTGTGGAAGATGCTGGATGACCATAAGATCACAGCGATGCAGGCGACGCCCTCTACCTGGAAACTGTTGCTGGAATCCGGGTGGCCGGGGAAGGGAAGTTTGAAGATTCTCTGCGGCGGTGAGGCTATGCCGCGAGAACTAGCCGAGCAACTGATTGCGAAAGCATCCTCAGTCTGGAACATGTACGGCCCGACGGAAACTACAGTCTGGTCCACTGTCCATCGCATCACATCTCCGGAAGGACCTATTCTCATTGGGCGTCCCATCGCCAACACCGAAACCTACGTACTGGATCGCAACCTGCAGCCTGTGCCGTCTGGCATTATTGGGGAGCTCTATATCGGTGGTGATGGCTTGGCGCGGGGCTACCTGAATCGTCCCGAATTGGATGCTGAGAAGTTCATCTTGAATCCGTTCAGTGGTGAATCGGGTGCACGTCTCTACAGAACAGGCGACTTGGCACGTTACCGGGCGGATGGGAATATTGAATGTCTCGGGCGCATAGATAATCAGGTAAAAATTCGTGGATTCCGAATCGAACTGGGTGAAGTCGAGTCGGTGTTGCGTGAGCATCGCGCGGTTTCTGATGCTTGCGTGATCGTTCGCGAAGATCTTGCGGGCGGTCCGCGCCTGGTCGCTTATGTTGTGTTGGCGCAAGAGCAGCTCTCGGCACTCGACGACATCCGCAACTTCTTGAAAGAGAAGTTACCGGGCTACATGGTTCCGCTACTTTGCTCGCTCCAGCGGTTCCCGCTAACGCCCAATGGCAAGTTAGATCGGCGCGCGCTTCCTGCTCCCGATAGTACGGAGTTTGACTCCAAAGAAGCTATCGAGGAACTTAACGATCCTATCGAGCAGATGTTGGCAGAAGTATGGACTGACGTTCTTCAAGTTCAGCGGGTGAGTATCTATGACAATTTTTTTGATCTTGGAGGCCACTCACTCTTAGCTACACAGGTGGTTGCCCGGCTCGAGAAGGAACTCGGCCTGCGCATGAAGCCTAAAGAACTTGCCTTCCAAACCCTTGGGCAGTTCGCGGCAAGTTGTAGAGAGCGATTACAGCAGCAATGA
- a CDS encoding condensation domain-containing protein, protein MSPMPDVAPLSEVKRRLLEKYLRYDAAPMATPMSAIVSRPSGEPAPLSLSQEQLWLRERSTQGIPPLYNECITLRMTGQLDVPILERCFAEIIRRHEIWRTSYDIRNGQPVQLVRSPSEEVRLPMLDLRSLPTSSRREAEARRLIGEMVRQPFDLKEGPLLRARLIRMDDFEYRLFLCAHLSIVDGVSVYQVFPSELAVLYNAYSSGRSSPLRNLAVQFGDYAYWQRQWLQGEELSRQVAYWSKQLAGELPVLNWPNDRDRPPKEMFRGTISPFAMPKQLGEAVKALSQKEGVTLFTTLLAAFATLLYCYTQQEDIIVGTLSPSGRKRTEVQKLLGYFLNPVAIRFDLTGNPTFRELLRQSQRLILEAISNDDVQLEFLAQELKIEPDPSRNLFFPVGISLQPPMPQLDLEWSVTSMDIESGGTPWDLYLAFIDRPGGMMGRVQFNTDLFEAETISRMLEHLQRLLENVSADPAQRISEVKFLSTLDHAPILAGRAG, encoded by the coding sequence ATGTCCCCTATGCCAGATGTAGCCCCTCTTTCCGAGGTAAAGCGCAGACTGTTGGAAAAATATCTTCGCTATGACGCAGCACCGATGGCTACTCCGATGTCTGCGATTGTTTCGCGGCCTTCAGGCGAGCCTGCGCCTCTTTCGTTGTCCCAGGAGCAACTTTGGTTGCGCGAAAGAAGTACGCAGGGCATTCCTCCGCTTTACAACGAATGCATTACTCTCCGTATGACAGGCCAGCTCGATGTTCCCATTTTGGAGCGCTGCTTCGCTGAAATCATTCGACGGCACGAAATCTGGCGGACCAGCTATGACATCCGTAACGGCCAGCCCGTCCAATTGGTTCGCTCGCCCTCTGAGGAAGTCCGATTGCCAATGCTCGACCTGCGAAGCCTGCCTACCAGCTCAAGGCGAGAGGCGGAAGCTCGGCGGCTAATTGGCGAGATGGTCCGGCAACCATTTGATTTGAAAGAAGGCCCATTGCTGCGGGCAAGGCTGATCAGGATGGATGATTTCGAGTACCGGTTATTTTTGTGTGCGCACTTGAGTATCGTGGACGGGGTCTCAGTATATCAAGTGTTTCCGTCGGAACTGGCGGTGTTGTACAACGCCTATTCTTCCGGCCGGTCCTCGCCATTGCGTAATTTGGCGGTGCAATTTGGCGACTATGCCTATTGGCAGCGGCAATGGTTGCAAGGAGAAGAGCTGTCGAGACAAGTCGCCTACTGGAGTAAGCAGCTTGCGGGAGAGCTTCCCGTACTAAACTGGCCTAACGACCGCGACCGGCCGCCCAAGGAAATGTTTCGTGGAACGATCAGTCCGTTCGCTATGCCTAAGCAGCTCGGTGAAGCTGTGAAAGCATTGAGCCAGAAGGAAGGCGTTACCCTATTCACGACCTTGCTGGCCGCTTTTGCAACCTTGTTGTATTGCTATACACAACAGGAAGATATCATCGTGGGGACTCTTTCCCCCTCTGGCCGGAAACGAACCGAAGTGCAGAAACTGCTGGGTTACTTCCTCAACCCAGTTGCAATTCGCTTCGACCTGACGGGCAACCCAACTTTTCGCGAGTTGTTGCGACAAAGCCAGAGATTGATCCTCGAAGCTATCTCAAACGACGACGTGCAGCTTGAGTTCTTGGCGCAAGAGCTAAAAATAGAACCCGATCCCAGCCGCAATCTTTTCTTTCCAGTCGGGATTTCACTTCAGCCGCCCATGCCGCAATTGGACCTGGAGTGGAGCGTAACTTCTATGGATATTGAGAGCGGTGGGACTCCTTGGGATTTGTACCTAGCCTTCATTGACAGGCCAGGCGGCATGATGGGCCGTGTCCAATTCAACACGGACCTGTTCGAGGCTGAAACCATTAGCCGCATGTTAGAGCACCTCCAGCGATTACTGGAAAACGTAAGCGCCGATCCAGCGCAACGCATTTCTGAAGTGAAGTTCCTTTCAACCCTTGATCATGCCCCTATTTTGGCGGGAAGAGCAGGATGA
- a CDS encoding cytochrome P450 has product MTAQAQTCLASTELSGSLSLYHLLDPEVLANPYPLFHRLRTEDPVHWDPFLHAWVVTRYKDVVHVLHHYSAERTPTPEQLTAMGLASLNPIAQVMVKQMLFLDAPNHTRLRSLAAQAFSPARVEVLRAHIHDVTNSLLDKVQATGRMDVIADLAEPLPCIVTAEMLGVPVEDYEQLKLWSQDFAEMLGNFQHNPDRVPRILKSVQEMTAYFRSAMHEQSLHPRGGLVSSLMNAEIEGDRLSEEEVIANCIVTMVGGQETTTNLIGNGVLSLLRNLGQLEKLRSDLSLVPSAVEEMLRYESPSQHTARLAPEDTILGGKRIQKRQAVIAVMAAANRDPERFPDPDRLDITRTDNRHVAFGWAAHFCFGAALARIEGQTAFELMLRRFPNWTLEPEPLVWRTNLGLRGLTKLPIRFDS; this is encoded by the coding sequence ATGACAGCACAAGCTCAAACTTGCCTTGCCTCCACCGAGTTGAGTGGCTCTCTGAGCCTCTACCACCTACTTGATCCTGAGGTTCTCGCCAATCCTTATCCGCTTTTCCATCGGCTTCGAACCGAAGACCCGGTGCATTGGGATCCCTTCTTGCATGCCTGGGTTGTGACTCGGTACAAGGACGTAGTCCATGTTCTGCACCATTACTCTGCAGAACGCACTCCCACACCAGAGCAACTTACTGCCATGGGCCTGGCGTCGTTGAATCCGATCGCGCAGGTCATGGTCAAGCAGATGCTTTTCCTGGATGCGCCGAACCATACGCGATTGCGCAGCCTTGCGGCCCAAGCTTTTTCACCGGCGCGGGTCGAGGTCTTGCGGGCCCACATCCACGACGTTACCAATAGCCTGCTGGATAAAGTGCAGGCCACGGGCCGTATGGATGTGATTGCTGATCTGGCTGAACCTCTGCCCTGCATCGTGACCGCTGAAATGCTCGGTGTTCCCGTGGAAGATTATGAGCAGTTGAAGCTATGGTCGCAGGATTTTGCTGAGATGCTGGGTAATTTTCAGCACAATCCCGATCGAGTGCCACGAATTCTAAAAAGCGTGCAGGAGATGACTGCCTACTTCCGTTCCGCCATGCATGAACAAAGTCTGCATCCACGCGGCGGCCTTGTGAGCTCTTTAATGAACGCGGAAATTGAAGGCGACCGGCTGAGTGAAGAAGAAGTGATTGCAAACTGCATCGTCACAATGGTAGGAGGCCAGGAAACCACGACAAATCTTATCGGCAATGGCGTCCTCTCGTTGTTGCGAAACCTCGGTCAGCTCGAAAAGCTTCGTTCTGACCTCTCGTTAGTTCCTTCCGCGGTCGAGGAAATGCTGCGCTACGAAAGCCCCAGTCAGCATACCGCACGCCTCGCTCCGGAAGATACTATCCTCGGCGGAAAGCGGATTCAAAAGCGCCAAGCCGTGATTGCGGTGATGGCTGCAGCGAACCGCGATCCGGAGAGATTTCCTGATCCCGACCGCCTGGACATCACCCGCACCGACAACCGGCACGTTGCATTCGGTTGGGCGGCGCATTTTTGCTTCGGTGCTGCACTGGCTCGGATCGAAGGTCAAACTGCCTTTGAACTGATGCTGCGCCGATTCCCCAATTGGACCCTCGAGCCAGAGCCACTCGTCTGGCGAACGAACCTGGGATTAAGGGGTTTGACGAAGTTGCCGATCCGTTTCGATAGCTAG
- a CDS encoding non-ribosomal peptide synthetase, giving the protein MIDTDQQIPELGNGIQRDDLQYECVPQLVAAQAATTPNAVAVTHGNLSLTYKELDQRADRLAHFLHTLGVGPDVVVGIYLNRSPAMIVAALAIFKAGGAYLPLDPSYPKERLTFLLKDAQAPVLVTGQCMLDTLSERPERVVVLDPQGQFAPIHTAEPAILKAKMKDLAYLIYTSGSTGQPKGVEVTHGGLLNLVRWHQRAFRVTPADRASQLSALGFDAAVWELWPYLVAGASIHLPDGVTTDQPEAIRDWIVSQGITISFLATPLAERLMTLEWPAKTSLRTMLTGADTLHHYPPRKLRFQLVNNYGPTECTVVATSGTVLPIEHPDRLPTIGRPIDNLQIHILNENMQQVPDGEAGEIYIGGPSVARGYRNRPDLTAERFILDPFSPEMGARLYKTGDLARYLPDGQIAFLGRVDEQIKIRGFRIEPAEIVKALDEHPAVQSSIVVAREVAPGDKRLVAYFVPAPRAQSTHTEMRNFLAGRLPEYLVPATFVKLEAMPLNPSGKVDRAALPAPNAENTLRDNVFVAPRNPIEERLAAILAPLLGLDKVSMEDNFFLLGGHSLLGTQLIARVRDAFGIELTLRTLFDAPTVARLSAQVEMLLVAKLEAMSEAEAQRLLAASASACT; this is encoded by the coding sequence GTGATAGATACTGATCAGCAAATCCCGGAGCTGGGGAACGGGATCCAGCGAGATGATTTGCAGTACGAGTGTGTTCCACAATTGGTGGCTGCTCAGGCCGCGACAACGCCAAATGCGGTTGCCGTGACGCACGGGAATCTGTCACTGACCTACAAAGAGCTTGATCAACGGGCTGATCGATTGGCCCATTTTCTGCATACGCTCGGCGTGGGTCCCGATGTCGTCGTGGGAATCTACCTGAATCGTTCTCCCGCGATGATTGTGGCGGCTTTGGCTATCTTCAAAGCAGGCGGTGCATACCTCCCATTAGACCCAAGCTATCCGAAAGAGCGTTTAACATTTTTGCTGAAGGATGCACAAGCTCCAGTCCTGGTGACCGGTCAGTGCATGCTCGACACACTATCTGAACGCCCAGAGCGCGTTGTTGTTTTGGATCCTCAGGGGCAATTCGCTCCCATTCACACAGCCGAACCGGCCATCCTCAAAGCCAAAATGAAAGATTTGGCCTATCTTATATATACTTCCGGGTCAACTGGCCAACCGAAAGGTGTTGAGGTCACCCACGGCGGCCTGCTCAATCTGGTGCGCTGGCACCAGCGCGCGTTCAGGGTGACCCCGGCCGACAGGGCGAGCCAACTATCGGCTTTGGGTTTCGATGCTGCCGTTTGGGAGCTTTGGCCTTATCTCGTTGCTGGAGCGAGCATCCATCTACCTGATGGCGTTACAACCGATCAGCCTGAAGCAATCCGCGATTGGATTGTTTCTCAAGGGATCACCATCAGCTTTCTGGCTACGCCTTTAGCTGAACGTCTCATGACGCTGGAGTGGCCGGCGAAGACTAGCCTGCGCACGATGCTGACCGGTGCTGATACGCTCCACCACTATCCTCCGCGAAAGCTGCGATTCCAATTGGTGAATAATTACGGTCCTACCGAGTGCACCGTAGTCGCGACCTCAGGAACGGTGCTTCCCATCGAGCATCCGGACCGATTGCCAACGATTGGCCGTCCAATTGACAACCTCCAAATCCATATCCTGAATGAAAATATGCAGCAGGTTCCGGATGGCGAAGCTGGAGAAATTTATATTGGGGGCCCAAGCGTAGCACGAGGGTACCGGAATCGGCCCGATTTGACCGCAGAGCGATTCATTCTTGATCCCTTCAGTCCCGAGATGGGCGCGCGTCTCTATAAGACTGGCGATTTGGCTCGTTATTTGCCAGATGGTCAGATCGCATTTCTCGGTCGGGTAGATGAACAAATTAAGATTCGAGGTTTTCGCATCGAGCCGGCAGAAATTGTAAAAGCTCTGGACGAGCACCCGGCCGTGCAATCAAGCATTGTGGTGGCGCGTGAGGTCGCCCCGGGCGACAAGCGCCTAGTGGCATACTTCGTTCCGGCTCCGAGGGCCCAGTCTACACACACGGAGATGCGCAACTTTCTTGCCGGACGTCTGCCCGAGTATTTGGTTCCGGCAACATTTGTGAAATTGGAGGCCATGCCTTTGAACCCGAGTGGCAAAGTGGATCGCGCCGCCTTGCCCGCCCCAAATGCGGAAAACACATTGCGCGACAATGTGTTCGTGGCGCCGCGTAATCCTATTGAGGAGCGGCTGGCAGCGATCCTGGCGCCGTTGCTCGGCTTGGATAAAGTCAGCATGGAAGACAATTTCTTTCTTCTTGGTGGGCACTCTCTGCTGGGCACGCAACTGATTGCTCGAGTGCGCGATGCATTCGGCATCGAGCTCACGCTGCGGACCTTGTTCGATGCTCCGACAGTTGCCAGGCTTTCCGCACAGGTCGAAATGCTCCTCGTTGCCAAGTTGGAAGCCATGAGCGAGGCCGAAGCTCAGCGTCTCCTGGCCGCCTCTGCGTCGGCCTGCACCTAA
- a CDS encoding sugar transferase yields the protein MMNWKLRYLILGADLLWITSAFMFAHVLRIPLAVSRADFWQFADVPAILVASSIWTILYFRKELEGFRGGWYFPSVFAQVVVGVFYLMSCLLALAFLLNHPYSQLAIFYFACLLLLGFTIIRCLAWWLVISRSNARAKRRVVILGSGRIVDELALKILRHPEMLMEIAGVLSPSDTEASRQTSNLQQGTVSVRTLNVLSMMQRKKIQELIVVEPVPPGPEPLKLISNCRKIGMRVHLVPQHHELYLSKAKLTEIDDVPLLSLEEQTLPTIGLGLKRVMDLLGALFLLVVCFPLLVLSAVVLHLNKGTAFRKELRCGKNGHPFWMRRLNIDRDASDLTTYERILAQFSLTELPQLWNVLKGEMSLVGPRPESPERVKHYSMWQRQRLSVIPGLTGLAQVHGLREQHSSEEKARFDLQYIFHWSLFRDISLLLQTAWTFFVRLIGEDGFKVTSTFKPVGGSKFFVARVLNADSTQSGAD from the coding sequence ATGATGAACTGGAAGCTACGGTATCTAATTCTAGGTGCGGACCTGCTGTGGATCACTAGTGCCTTCATGTTCGCACATGTGTTGCGAATCCCACTGGCTGTGAGCAGGGCAGACTTCTGGCAATTTGCCGATGTTCCGGCGATTCTTGTCGCATCTTCTATCTGGACCATTCTTTACTTCAGAAAAGAATTGGAAGGATTTCGTGGAGGCTGGTATTTCCCCAGTGTATTTGCCCAGGTGGTTGTAGGTGTTTTCTACCTGATGAGCTGCTTGTTGGCCTTAGCATTTCTTTTGAACCATCCCTATTCACAGTTAGCTATCTTTTATTTTGCATGTCTTTTGCTTTTGGGTTTCACCATCATACGTTGCCTCGCCTGGTGGTTGGTGATATCGCGGTCGAATGCACGAGCCAAACGGCGGGTTGTAATCCTGGGCAGTGGCCGAATCGTCGACGAACTGGCGCTTAAGATTTTGCGTCACCCGGAAATGTTGATGGAAATAGCAGGTGTTTTGTCTCCATCCGATACAGAAGCTTCGAGACAAACATCGAATTTGCAGCAGGGCACAGTCTCAGTCCGTACTCTGAACGTTCTGAGCATGATGCAAAGGAAAAAAATCCAGGAACTCATTGTCGTGGAGCCGGTACCCCCGGGCCCGGAACCTTTGAAGCTTATCTCGAACTGCCGGAAAATAGGCATGCGTGTCCATCTTGTACCCCAGCACCACGAGCTTTATCTCTCCAAGGCGAAGCTTACGGAAATAGATGATGTTCCTCTGCTCTCGCTGGAAGAACAAACTCTTCCTACGATAGGCCTCGGTTTGAAAAGAGTGATGGATTTGCTGGGTGCATTATTTCTGCTGGTCGTCTGTTTTCCGTTGCTTGTGCTTTCAGCGGTGGTGTTGCATTTGAATAAAGGAACAGCATTCAGGAAAGAGCTTCGCTGTGGTAAAAATGGGCACCCGTTCTGGATGCGCCGTTTAAACATTGATCGTGATGCATCCGATTTGACGACCTATGAGCGAATTCTTGCCCAGTTCAGCCTCACCGAGTTGCCACAGCTCTGGAACGTATTGAAAGGCGAGATGAGCCTTGTGGGTCCCCGACCGGAATCCCCCGAGCGGGTGAAACATTATTCTATGTGGCAGCGTCAACGCTTGAGTGTTATCCCTGGCCTGACAGGGCTTGCCCAGGTCCACGGACTGCGGGAACAACATTCTTCCGAAGAAAAAGCACGATTCGATCTGCAGTACATCTTCCATTGGTCATTGTTCCGGGATATTTCTCTTCTGCTGCAAACTGCGTGGACATTTTTCGTAAGACTGATCGGGGAAGATGGATTCAAAGTTACATCTACCTTCAAACCGGTAGGTGGTAGCAAATTCTTTGTAGCGAGGGTGTTGAATGCTGATAGTACGCAGTCCGGTGCGGATTAG
- the galE gene encoding UDP-glucose 4-epimerase GalE: MGGILVTGGAGYVGSACCAQLVDRGFPVEVVDDLSTGHADAIPNGVTLHRFDLGDRDALANLLAWKKFDVVFHFAAKALISESVVNPGLFFDANVASSIAMLEVLRTHGVRKFVFSSSAAVYGTPRAVPIDEDHATEPVNAYGESKLILERILRWYALSYGWSVVAFRYFNASGGGRKWGERHDPETHIIPLLLQTASGRREYFEIYGSDYPTPDGTCVRDYVHVMDIADAHILAMQKMDLPGCHVYNIGTGRSYSVQEACQAAEEATRKRIKLRHAPRRLGDPAILCANPTKLMNEFGWAPSHSELREIMKGAWDWEQEQCKHVLAKQAD; this comes from the coding sequence ATGGGAGGAATCCTGGTAACCGGCGGTGCGGGATACGTAGGCTCCGCCTGCTGTGCTCAACTCGTGGACCGCGGCTTCCCGGTCGAAGTAGTGGATGATCTGTCAACCGGACATGCCGATGCCATTCCGAATGGCGTAACGCTCCACAGATTTGACCTCGGTGACCGTGATGCGCTTGCAAACCTGCTCGCCTGGAAGAAGTTTGACGTTGTTTTTCATTTCGCAGCAAAGGCCCTGATATCGGAGTCGGTGGTTAATCCCGGCCTTTTTTTTGACGCCAACGTTGCTTCGAGCATAGCCATGCTTGAAGTGCTTAGGACCCATGGCGTTCGTAAGTTTGTTTTTTCTTCCTCCGCCGCGGTCTATGGGACACCCAGAGCTGTTCCTATTGACGAAGACCATGCAACAGAGCCGGTGAATGCCTACGGTGAGAGCAAGTTGATTTTGGAACGAATTCTGAGGTGGTACGCCCTCTCTTATGGTTGGAGCGTGGTTGCTTTCCGATATTTCAATGCTAGCGGAGGCGGAAGGAAGTGGGGCGAGCGGCACGATCCGGAAACGCACATTATTCCCCTTTTGTTGCAAACTGCTTCCGGCCGGCGGGAATATTTTGAAATTTACGGAAGTGATTATCCAACACCCGACGGAACATGCGTGCGCGATTACGTACACGTGATGGACATTGCCGATGCGCACATACTGGCTATGCAGAAGATGGATTTGCCAGGATGTCATGTCTACAACATCGGCACGGGTAGGAGCTATTCGGTACAAGAGGCCTGCCAGGCTGCGGAAGAGGCTACCCGAAAGAGGATCAAGCTCCGCCATGCACCGCGCCGGCTTGGAGATCCTGCCATCCTGTGCGCCAACCCCACGAAACTCATGAATGAATTCGGCTGGGCGCCCTCGCATTCGGAACTCAGAGAAATCATGAAGGGGGCATGGGATTGGGAGCAGGAGCAGTGCAAACACGTTCTTGCAAAGCAAGCTGACTAA
- a CDS encoding sugar transferase yields MDLFGAFVLILLFFPIFIIVGLLVVLEDGRPIIYRRRVVGICGEFDAFKFRTMRRDADSILASNPALRAEFERNFKLRDDPRVTRVGAFLRKSSLDELPQLFNVLRGQMSLVGPRMITAPELDKYGFHKQLLLSVKPGLTGYWQVCGRQNVSYEERVTMDVYYIENWSLGMDIKILACTPLKVLKREGAF; encoded by the coding sequence GTGGATTTGTTTGGGGCATTTGTTCTCATTCTTCTCTTCTTTCCGATTTTCATCATTGTGGGCCTTCTGGTCGTCCTCGAGGACGGCAGGCCCATCATTTACCGCAGGCGCGTTGTCGGTATCTGTGGAGAGTTTGATGCTTTCAAATTCCGCACGATGAGGCGAGATGCAGATTCTATCCTGGCATCCAACCCCGCACTCAGGGCCGAGTTTGAGCGCAACTTCAAACTCAGAGACGATCCGCGTGTGACCAGGGTAGGAGCTTTTTTGAGAAAAAGCAGTCTGGATGAGTTGCCGCAATTATTCAATGTGCTGCGAGGGCAAATGAGCCTAGTGGGGCCGCGAATGATCACCGCTCCTGAGTTGGACAAGTATGGCTTCCACAAACAGCTTCTGCTATCGGTAAAGCCGGGCCTGACAGGTTATTGGCAGGTCTGCGGACGGCAAAACGTTTCTTATGAAGAGCGAGTGACCATGGACGTCTACTACATCGAAAACTGGAGTCTGGGCATGGATATAAAAATTCTAGCCTGTACTCCTCTTAAAGTACTCAAGAGAGAAGGAGCTTTTTAA